One genomic segment of Stenotrophomonas sp. 704A1 includes these proteins:
- a CDS encoding TolC family protein: MVAQLWESAWQRQPEAAGEGAWQQAAQARQETAGSWVAGPMALEASTKTDRFNNRNGQREYEVGVAIPLWMPGERASSARWADAESLALSSRMLAAKLRTAGQVRQAWWAWQRAQAELVAAQDRTRSADELAQDVARRVRAGDLAQADRNQADGALASARSALAIAQAEEITQREALLALTGIESIPSQADSAQPEQSGVRVQPASAQPSGALLGNHPALLELQHKALAARRSAELVSHQKYANPELTLATTRDRGGYGERYNQTITVGVRIPFGTGSRHTEQLSSANAQALEAESALAAQRTRLLSEIRTAQSRELATSTQMQAASERQRLAQQTRTFYQKSFAMGETDMPTRLRIEQEATEAERAALLAKVEHAAAISSLLQAQGTLPQPTETFTDISGTR; this comes from the coding sequence ATGGTCGCCCAATTGTGGGAGTCAGCTTGGCAGCGGCAGCCAGAAGCCGCTGGAGAAGGCGCCTGGCAGCAGGCCGCCCAAGCACGCCAAGAGACGGCCGGCAGTTGGGTGGCAGGTCCGATGGCGCTGGAAGCCTCCACCAAAACTGATCGGTTCAACAACCGCAACGGACAGCGCGAATATGAAGTCGGGGTGGCTATTCCCCTTTGGATGCCTGGTGAGCGCGCCTCGTCGGCACGCTGGGCGGACGCGGAAAGCCTCGCGCTATCCAGCCGGATGCTGGCCGCCAAGCTACGCACGGCCGGACAGGTTCGCCAGGCATGGTGGGCATGGCAGCGTGCCCAGGCCGAATTGGTGGCGGCGCAGGATCGCACCCGCAGCGCGGACGAGTTGGCGCAAGATGTGGCTCGCCGGGTTCGCGCGGGCGACCTGGCGCAAGCCGACAGAAACCAGGCCGATGGCGCCTTGGCGTCGGCTCGTAGTGCCCTGGCCATTGCTCAGGCCGAAGAAATCACGCAGCGCGAGGCGTTGTTGGCACTGACCGGCATCGAGAGTATCCCGTCGCAGGCCGATTCCGCGCAGCCGGAGCAGTCAGGTGTCCGAGTTCAACCGGCATCGGCACAGCCGTCCGGCGCGTTGTTGGGTAACCACCCTGCGCTGCTGGAACTGCAGCACAAGGCGCTGGCGGCCCGCCGCTCTGCGGAACTGGTGTCCCATCAGAAGTACGCCAACCCCGAACTGACCCTGGCGACCACGCGGGATCGGGGCGGCTACGGCGAACGCTACAACCAGACGATCACGGTGGGTGTGCGCATTCCCTTCGGTACGGGTAGCCGTCATACCGAGCAATTGTCCAGCGCCAATGCGCAGGCACTGGAGGCTGAGTCGGCACTCGCGGCCCAGCGCACCCGGCTACTCTCGGAAATTCGAACTGCCCAATCGCGCGAACTGGCAACCAGCACCCAGATGCAGGCCGCTTCGGAGCGCCAGCGACTAGCCCAACAAACGCGCACCTTCTACCAAAAGTCGTTCGCGATGGGCGAGACGGACATGCCGACACGCCTTCGCATCGAGCAGGAGGCCACCGAGGCCGAGCGCGCGGCGCTGCTCGCCAAGGTGGAGCATGCCGCGGCCATCTCGTCCCTGTTGCAGGCACAAGGCACGCTGCCGCAGCCGACCGAGACTTTCACTGACATCTCCGGCACGCGCTGA
- a CDS encoding metal-sensing transcriptional repressor, protein MKEMHKHTSHPDLVKRLKRAEGHLRHVIGMIEGEETCLDIARQLAAVESAVTAAKRVLIHDHIDHCLSHDEDSVLAEMKALTRLL, encoded by the coding sequence ATGAAAGAGATGCACAAGCACACCAGCCACCCAGATCTCGTGAAACGGCTCAAGCGCGCCGAGGGTCATCTGCGACACGTCATCGGGATGATCGAAGGAGAAGAAACCTGCCTGGACATCGCTCGCCAGCTCGCTGCGGTGGAGAGCGCCGTCACAGCGGCCAAGCGCGTCCTGATCCATGACCACATCGACCACTGCCTATCTCATGATGAGGACTCCGTTCTAGCCGAAATGAAGGCGCTAACCAGACTGCTCTGA
- a CDS encoding MFS transporter: MLSVLKNRTYRHLFTAQVIALVGTGLMTVALGLLAYELAGADAGAVLGSALAIKMLAYVGVAPVAQAFADQFPRRSLLVALDLVRAVVAICLPFVTEVWQIYLLIFVLQAASAGFTPTFQATIPDILPDEEDYTKALSLSRLAYDLESLISPMLAAALLTVISFHNLFAGTVLGFLVSAALVVSVRLPTTIPGPRRGIWDRTTRGTRIYLATPRLRGLLAISLAVSAAGAMVIVNTVVLVKARFGLGEVEVASALAAFGGGSMVAAFVLPSLLEKVADRTAMLTGATVLVVGTGIGALLPSYALLLPLWLIIGFGYSVAQTPSGRLLRRSAHAEDRPAIFAAHFALSHACWLICYPLAGRFGAVMGLPSTFIVMSLVGLAGVALTLWLWPASDPSDVAHDHPSLPPDHPHLRTHADQGRHHHQLILDDLHRIWPKG; the protein is encoded by the coding sequence ATGCTCTCCGTCCTAAAGAACCGCACCTACCGCCACCTGTTCACCGCGCAGGTGATCGCACTCGTCGGCACAGGCCTGATGACGGTAGCGCTCGGCCTACTTGCCTACGAGCTGGCCGGGGCCGATGCAGGTGCGGTGCTCGGGTCGGCGCTGGCTATCAAGATGCTGGCCTATGTGGGAGTCGCTCCAGTCGCACAGGCCTTCGCCGACCAGTTCCCGCGACGGTCATTGCTCGTAGCGCTGGACCTGGTACGAGCGGTTGTCGCGATCTGTTTGCCCTTTGTCACCGAGGTCTGGCAGATCTATCTGCTGATCTTTGTCCTGCAAGCGGCATCCGCCGGCTTCACGCCGACTTTCCAAGCCACTATCCCGGACATCCTTCCCGATGAAGAGGACTACACGAAGGCGCTGTCGCTGTCCCGGCTGGCCTATGACCTGGAAAGCCTGATTTCCCCGATGCTGGCTGCTGCGCTGCTGACCGTCATCAGCTTTCACAACCTGTTCGCGGGAACAGTGCTCGGTTTCCTCGTTTCAGCCGCGCTCGTGGTCAGCGTGCGGTTGCCCACAACTATTCCCGGACCGCGCCGCGGCATTTGGGATCGCACGACCCGCGGCACACGCATCTATCTCGCTACGCCACGCCTGCGGGGCCTGCTGGCGATCAGCTTGGCCGTCTCGGCGGCGGGCGCCATGGTGATCGTGAACACGGTGGTTCTCGTGAAGGCGCGCTTTGGCCTAGGCGAGGTCGAAGTGGCGTCGGCACTGGCGGCATTCGGAGGCGGTTCGATGGTGGCAGCCTTCGTTCTGCCATCCTTACTGGAAAAGGTGGCCGACCGAACCGCGATGCTCACCGGCGCTACCGTACTGGTCGTGGGCACGGGGATCGGCGCACTGCTGCCGAGCTATGCATTGTTGCTGCCGCTGTGGTTGATCATCGGCTTTGGCTACAGCGTGGCGCAAACGCCATCCGGCCGTCTTCTGCGCCGCTCGGCCCATGCCGAGGACCGTCCTGCGATCTTCGCGGCACACTTCGCGCTGTCGCACGCCTGTTGGCTCATCTGCTACCCACTTGCCGGCCGCTTCGGCGCGGTCATGGGCTTGCCATCGACCTTCATTGTCATGTCCCTGGTCGGCTTGGCCGGCGTGGCGCTGACGCTCTGGCTGTGGCCGGCCAGCGACCCTTCTGACGTGGCGCATGACCACCCCAGCTTGCCGCCGGATCACCCTCATTTACGCACACACGCAGACCAAGGCAGGCACCATCACCAGCTGATTCTGGATGACCTGCACCGTATCTGGCCGAAAGGATAG
- a CDS encoding cation diffusion facilitator family transporter — protein sequence MSQSNAHDHGHDHDHDHTPTVTSANERKVLVSFFLIFGFMLVEAVGGVLSGSLALLADAGHMLTDAVALALAYAAFRFGRRAADSKRTFGYLRFEVIAGFLNAVTLFAIVAWIAYEAWERLQAPPVILAGPMMIVAVLGLLINVLVLWIMTRGETDHVNVKGAILHVMGDLLGSVGAIVAAIVIYFTGWTPIDPILSVLVAALILRSAWKLLAKSIHILLEGAPEDASPEKVEQGLMSTVPGLAAVSHVHVWQLTSGRTMATLHVRPNVDEEARAVVKRVEAVLREQFSIEHATVGIDWNSEADENICSLQPTTGRQDHSGHDHSEHNHDHDHSAPGHKH from the coding sequence ATGTCCCAATCCAATGCACATGACCATGGTCACGACCATGATCACGACCACACCCCCACAGTGACGAGCGCCAACGAGCGCAAGGTTCTGGTTTCCTTCTTCCTGATCTTCGGCTTCATGCTCGTGGAAGCTGTCGGCGGCGTGCTGTCGGGCTCGCTAGCCCTACTTGCCGATGCTGGCCACATGCTGACCGACGCCGTGGCACTTGCCCTGGCTTACGCTGCCTTCCGATTCGGTCGCCGCGCAGCCGACAGCAAACGCACATTCGGTTACCTGCGCTTCGAGGTCATCGCCGGCTTCCTGAACGCCGTGACCCTGTTCGCGATCGTCGCATGGATCGCCTACGAGGCGTGGGAGCGGCTGCAGGCGCCGCCCGTCATCCTCGCCGGCCCGATGATGATCGTCGCCGTGCTCGGCTTACTGATCAACGTCCTCGTGCTGTGGATCATGACCCGCGGCGAAACCGATCACGTCAATGTGAAAGGTGCCATCCTCCACGTGATGGGTGACCTGCTCGGCTCTGTCGGCGCCATCGTTGCAGCGATCGTCATCTACTTCACCGGCTGGACTCCGATCGACCCCATCCTGTCGGTTCTAGTAGCGGCGTTGATTCTGCGCAGCGCCTGGAAGCTCCTGGCCAAGTCGATCCATATCCTGTTGGAGGGTGCGCCAGAGGACGCTTCGCCGGAAAAGGTGGAACAAGGCCTGATGAGCACTGTGCCCGGCCTGGCGGCTGTCAGCCATGTTCACGTGTGGCAACTCACTTCCGGTCGCACGATGGCCACGCTACACGTTCGACCCAACGTGGACGAGGAGGCGCGAGCTGTGGTCAAGCGCGTCGAGGCGGTGCTGCGAGAGCAGTTCAGCATCGAACACGCCACAGTCGGAATCGACTGGAACTCGGAGGCTGACGAGAACATCTGCAGCCTGCAACCCACGACAGGCCGTCAGGACCACAGCGGCCACGACCACAGTGAGCACAATCATGACCATGACCACTCCGCTCCCGGTCACAAGCATTGA
- a CDS encoding ArsR/SmtB family transcription factor gives MTSRKTTSAAIVQCSTSNHGTTTDVLALSQSDVAVLAETFRLLGDQSRLKILLQCMRGSVAVGDIAGSLDLSQSLVSHHLRLLRGARLVRGERQAKHIFYGIADQHVSQVLQDMAVHISEDRHDD, from the coding sequence ATGACATCCCGCAAAACCACCAGCGCCGCTATTGTGCAATGTTCGACCTCTAACCACGGCACGACCACTGATGTCCTCGCACTATCGCAAAGTGACGTCGCTGTTCTGGCAGAGACCTTCCGCCTGCTGGGCGACCAATCGCGATTGAAAATCCTGTTGCAGTGCATGCGCGGATCGGTCGCAGTGGGCGACATTGCTGGCTCGCTAGACCTGTCGCAGTCCTTGGTCAGCCATCACCTGCGCCTGTTGCGCGGCGCGCGCCTCGTGCGCGGCGAGCGCCAAGCCAAGCACATCTTCTACGGCATTGCCGACCAGCACGTCAGCCAGGTACTCCAGGACATGGCGGTTCACATTTCGGAGGACAGACACGACGATTGA
- a CDS encoding DUF4148 domain-containing protein has protein sequence MSKKIRFAVLLSALFAAGVNAQPFAADMTRQQVQEDLAAWRQSGLEALSRGESGPDTFSPQYQAAFQRYLQLTQGDMYQAPSAGKTRAEVMADLELWKISGMHAFTSRGITTASHTQAYQQAYESYLQLKLGAAYKAPVALTRAQVKSDLADWQVAGMAGFWAGEQTPDTYSDAYRTAFETYQMLRNKK, from the coding sequence ATGTCCAAGAAAATTCGCTTTGCTGTTCTGCTTTCCGCACTTTTTGCTGCTGGAGTAAACGCTCAACCGTTCGCCGCAGATATGACACGGCAACAGGTCCAGGAGGATCTGGCTGCTTGGAGGCAATCTGGGTTGGAAGCGTTGTCTCGCGGCGAAAGCGGCCCGGATACGTTCAGCCCTCAATACCAGGCTGCCTTTCAGCGCTACTTGCAATTGACCCAAGGTGATATGTATCAGGCGCCCTCAGCAGGAAAGACTCGTGCTGAAGTGATGGCTGATTTGGAACTGTGGAAAATCTCCGGCATGCACGCGTTCACCTCGCGCGGAATCACCACCGCTTCGCACACCCAAGCCTACCAACAAGCCTACGAGAGCTATCTCCAGCTCAAGCTGGGTGCGGCTTACAAGGCTCCGGTGGCATTGACTCGTGCTCAAGTAAAGAGTGATTTGGCAGATTGGCAGGTTGCGGGAATGGCTGGATTCTGGGCTGGTGAGCAGACGCCTGATACCTATAGTGATGCCTACCGCACCGCATTTGAAACCTACCAGATGCTGCGCAACAAAAAATGA
- a CDS encoding heavy metal translocating P-type ATPase — MRVEGMDCASCVGKIETALARMDGVSDARINFTAETLELTLASGGPTQLGHIEKTIKSLGFGVSDVRRHDGSAPAAPAAASTARHQRWWQTKKGKHVLGLGGLMGSAYAIAQFVPGYAEWIFAAAVIAGVLPFARKAFALAVSGSPFSIETLMVVASLGALVIGEAEEAAAVVFLFAIGELLESVAAGRARAGIKALASLVPKTAVLLDAAGGQREVPAASLRVSDRVLVRPGDRVPADGKILRGESSLDESPITGESVPRQKAIGADVFAGSINVDGVLEVQVEKTASDNTISRIIQLVEQAQSSKAPTARFIEKFSRYYTPAVMAIAALIVVVPPLAMGGDWGTWLYRGLALLLIACPCALVLSTPAAIASGLAVATRRGLLIKGGNALETIGRVRAIAFDKTGTLTEGKPRITEVLPFGLFKHQQVLALAAAVESGSNHPLAKAIVAHAKSLDVAIPQATGASAIAGKAVRATVNGSALAVGSPAHAEQTATLTAAHRREIDKLEDGGKTVVVLFDEASKNVLGLLALRDEPRRDAREGVAQLNAMGVRSVMLTGDNRRTAQAIAGKLGIEWEAELLPQDKLRLVNEMKRDAKVAMVGDGINDAPALATADVGIAMGGGTDVALETADAALLKSRVTDVAHLVALSRATMANIHQNVVFAIGLKGLFLVTTVLGITGLWVAVLADTGATALVTLNALRLLRFKGAPEANHGDDAGRPTTLSVPSAR, encoded by the coding sequence ATGCGCGTCGAGGGCATGGACTGCGCCAGTTGCGTCGGCAAGATCGAAACGGCGCTCGCTCGCATGGATGGCGTGTCCGATGCCCGCATAAACTTCACCGCAGAAACGCTGGAATTGACGCTCGCGTCTGGCGGCCCCACGCAGCTCGGCCACATCGAGAAGACCATCAAGAGCCTGGGCTTCGGCGTCTCCGACGTGCGCCGCCATGATGGCTCAGCACCCGCGGCCCCAGCAGCAGCATCGACGGCGCGCCATCAGCGCTGGTGGCAGACGAAGAAAGGCAAGCACGTGCTGGGCCTGGGCGGCCTGATGGGCTCGGCCTACGCGATCGCGCAGTTCGTTCCTGGCTACGCTGAATGGATCTTCGCCGCTGCGGTGATCGCGGGCGTGCTGCCGTTCGCTCGCAAAGCCTTCGCGCTGGCTGTGTCAGGCTCGCCGTTCTCTATCGAAACGCTGATGGTCGTCGCCTCGCTGGGCGCGCTCGTGATAGGCGAGGCCGAGGAAGCTGCTGCCGTGGTGTTCCTGTTCGCGATCGGCGAGCTGCTGGAAAGCGTGGCCGCCGGCCGCGCGCGCGCCGGCATCAAGGCGCTGGCCTCCCTGGTGCCTAAGACGGCGGTACTGCTCGATGCCGCGGGCGGGCAGCGCGAAGTGCCCGCCGCTTCCCTGCGCGTGAGCGACCGCGTGCTGGTGCGCCCTGGTGACCGGGTGCCTGCGGACGGCAAGATCCTCCGCGGTGAAAGCAGCCTGGACGAGTCGCCTATCACCGGCGAGTCCGTACCGCGTCAAAAGGCTATCGGTGCCGACGTGTTCGCCGGCTCCATCAACGTCGATGGCGTGCTCGAAGTACAAGTCGAGAAGACGGCATCGGACAACACCATTTCTCGCATCATCCAACTGGTGGAGCAGGCGCAGTCCTCCAAGGCGCCCACGGCTCGCTTCATCGAAAAGTTCAGCCGCTACTACACCCCTGCCGTCATGGCCATCGCGGCGTTGATCGTGGTGGTTCCGCCACTTGCCATGGGTGGCGACTGGGGTACCTGGCTGTACCGCGGCCTCGCACTGCTGTTGATTGCCTGCCCATGTGCGCTGGTGCTCTCCACACCGGCGGCCATCGCCTCGGGCCTTGCGGTGGCCACGCGACGGGGCCTGCTGATCAAGGGTGGCAACGCGTTGGAAACCATCGGCCGCGTGCGCGCCATTGCCTTCGACAAGACTGGCACGCTGACCGAGGGCAAGCCGCGCATCACCGAGGTCCTGCCCTTCGGGCTGTTCAAGCATCAACAGGTCCTTGCGCTTGCCGCCGCTGTCGAGTCCGGCTCAAACCATCCCTTGGCGAAGGCCATTGTCGCCCATGCCAAGAGCCTGGACGTGGCGATTCCCCAGGCCACGGGCGCATCGGCCATTGCCGGCAAGGCGGTGCGCGCCACCGTGAACGGCAGTGCGCTCGCTGTCGGATCGCCCGCCCATGCGGAACAGACGGCCACGCTGACAGCCGCGCACCGCAGGGAAATCGACAAGCTGGAGGATGGCGGCAAGACCGTGGTGGTCCTGTTCGACGAAGCCAGCAAGAACGTTCTGGGCCTGCTGGCCCTGCGCGACGAGCCCCGCCGCGACGCGCGCGAAGGCGTGGCCCAGCTCAACGCCATGGGCGTGCGCTCGGTCATGCTGACCGGCGACAACCGCCGCACCGCGCAGGCGATCGCCGGCAAGCTGGGCATCGAGTGGGAGGCCGAGCTGCTGCCGCAGGACAAGCTGCGCTTGGTCAACGAGATGAAGCGTGATGCCAAGGTGGCGATGGTCGGCGACGGCATCAACGACGCGCCGGCCCTGGCGACCGCCGACGTGGGTATCGCCATGGGCGGCGGCACGGACGTGGCGCTGGAAACCGCCGATGCCGCGCTGCTCAAGAGCCGCGTCACGGACGTGGCCCACCTGGTGGCCCTGTCGCGGGCGACGATGGCCAACATTCACCAAAACGTCGTATTCGCCATTGGCCTCAAGGGCTTGTTCCTGGTCACCACCGTGTTGGGTATCACCGGCTTGTGGGTTGCCGTGCTGGCCGACACCGGCGCCACGGCCCTGGTCACGCTGAACGCACTGCGCCTGCTGCGCTTCAAGGGCGCGCCGGAGGCCAACCACGGCGACGACGCCGGGCGTCCCACCACCTTGTCCGTGCCGTCTGCCCGCTGA
- a CDS encoding efflux RND transporter periplasmic adaptor subunit: MRKKIRIIVVAGVIAAVGGIAIAARDAKDEGKAAAPPAGAPMAPQVPVAEVITRTVAPSAEYTGFLAAPKTVELRSRVGGAVDAVSVPEGSLVRKGQLLFQIDPRPFQVALDTAVAQLRQAEVLASQAQADFDRAERLVATGAVARKTYDDAASARNARQAQVQAAKAAVAAAQLDLSYARVTAPIAGRVDRVLVTEGNLVSGGGAGAATLLTTIVSIDPLHVYFDIDEATYLNVVSRSRPAAGAGSKASLPVQVGLTTDKGFPHRGALDFVGNTIDRSTGTIRARAVVPNPDGRMAPGMFARAKLSTGAAREAVLIDDQAVGTDQGRNYVLVVGENNQAQYRPIELGPVVDGLRVINGGLQAGEKIIIKGLVRPGMAVTPRMVPMQAPAAPAAGATGATKAAANAPAPAAAPAKAGGADPAKADGAAGSAEARK; the protein is encoded by the coding sequence ATGCGTAAAAAAATCAGAATCATTGTGGTGGCAGGCGTCATCGCAGCCGTCGGGGGGATAGCGATCGCTGCCCGCGACGCCAAGGACGAGGGCAAGGCCGCGGCGCCCCCGGCGGGCGCGCCGATGGCGCCGCAGGTGCCCGTGGCCGAGGTCATTACCCGCACGGTCGCGCCATCGGCCGAGTACACCGGCTTCCTGGCCGCGCCCAAGACCGTCGAGCTGCGCTCGCGGGTCGGCGGCGCCGTCGATGCGGTGAGCGTTCCCGAAGGTAGCCTCGTGCGCAAGGGCCAACTGCTGTTCCAGATCGACCCGAGGCCGTTCCAGGTTGCGCTCGACACGGCCGTGGCGCAACTGCGTCAGGCCGAGGTGCTGGCCAGCCAGGCCCAGGCCGACTTTGACCGCGCCGAGCGCCTGGTGGCGACCGGCGCCGTCGCGCGCAAGACCTATGACGATGCCGCCTCCGCACGCAACGCGCGCCAGGCTCAGGTGCAGGCGGCTAAGGCCGCCGTTGCTGCGGCTCAGCTGGACCTGTCCTACGCCCGCGTCACTGCGCCCATCGCCGGGCGCGTCGACCGCGTGCTCGTGACCGAGGGCAACTTGGTCAGCGGTGGCGGCGCCGGCGCGGCCACGCTGCTGACCACGATCGTATCCATCGACCCGTTGCACGTGTACTTCGACATTGATGAGGCCACCTATCTCAACGTCGTCAGCCGCTCGCGGCCCGCTGCGGGCGCCGGTAGCAAGGCTTCGCTGCCCGTGCAGGTCGGGCTGACCACGGACAAGGGTTTCCCGCACAGGGGCGCGCTCGACTTCGTGGGCAACACCATTGACCGAAGCACCGGCACGATCCGCGCGCGCGCCGTTGTGCCCAACCCGGATGGGCGCATGGCACCCGGCATGTTCGCCCGGGCCAAGCTGTCCACCGGCGCGGCGCGCGAGGCCGTCCTGATCGACGATCAGGCCGTGGGCACCGACCAAGGGCGCAACTACGTGCTGGTCGTGGGCGAGAACAACCAGGCCCAGTACCGGCCCATCGAACTGGGGCCGGTGGTGGACGGGCTGCGCGTCATCAACGGCGGCCTGCAGGCCGGTGAGAAGATCATCATCAAGGGCCTCGTGCGCCCCGGCATGGCGGTCACGCCGCGCATGGTGCCCATGCAGGCGCCCGCGGCACCGGCCGCCGGCGCGACCGGCGCGACCAAGGCTGCGGCAAACGCTCCGGCTCCCGCTGCGGCGCCTGCCAAGGCCGGTGGCGCGGACCCCGCCAAGGCTGACGGCGCGGCCGGCTCGGCGGAGGCCCGCAAATGA